Below is a genomic region from Jiangella gansuensis DSM 44835.
CGGCATGTTCACGCCGAACGCGTGGTTGTGGGTGGCGTAGTGGTACTGCGTGTTGGCGGCTTTGCGCTCGACCGCGGCCGGGTCGTAGTGGTGGTCGTAGAGCGGGAGGATCGCCCGCCAGTACCGCTCGAACTCGGCGTTGTCGGCGAAGTTCCCGGTGCCGATCCGCTCGATCGCCCACGGGTCGATGGGCACGACGTCGAACGTGCGGGCCCGCTCCACGGCGAGATGGTCGTGCGAGGTGTCCGCCGCCGTGTCGCGCAGCACCAGCGCCCGGACTCGTCCGGGGTGGGCGAGGGTGTACTCCATCGCGAGGAAGCCGCCGTACGAGCCGCCGGCCATCACGATGTCGCCGAGGTCGAGCCGGTCGCGGATCTCCTCGATGTCGGCGACCCACTGCTCGTGGCTGAATGGGCCGTCGTCCGACGACGAACCGGAGCCGCGGGCGTCGAAGGTGACGATGCGGTACGCGTCGGCGAACGGGCCGAACGACCGCAGCGGCTC
It encodes:
- a CDS encoding alpha/beta fold hydrolase, whose amino-acid sequence is MTTSRTYTETINGARIVIEELGPVDAPAIVVHHGAPGLGSRSEPLRSFGPFADAYRIVTFDARGSGSSSDDGPFSHEQWVADIEEIRDRLDLGDIVMAGGSYGGFLAMEYTLAHPGRVRALVLRDTAADTSHDHLAVERARTFDVVPIDPWAIERIGTGNFADNAEFERYWRAILPLYDHHYDPAAVERKAANTQYHYATHNHAFGVNMPKYDLTGRLPEITCPVLVTVGRHDWRTPVPASQLIADRVADGRLVVFEQSGHSPQLEEPELFQATLRGFLRDVGVRPHG